In one window of Bacteriovorax sp. BAL6_X DNA:
- a CDS encoding HAD family hydrolase, producing MTKIILSDFDGTLTHHTEMSSELFEILKIADEKKIPFVIVTGRSISWAHFLITHFTALPIVISEGGGAISWRDKAGLIQNEFLVPESELAKLEAFCIKLKEKYPNLYLTSDSLGRVADRAIELCDLEDENFKNEICHLMDEEGINYSTSNVHLNFWCGNLSKANATKVLFNKFYPNLNMAEDAIYFGDSLNDQSMFDKVKTSIGVSNIKSVLDKLTVKPHVILTGEENAGPSGVLSYLKNNL from the coding sequence ATGACAAAAATTATTCTCTCAGACTTCGATGGTACACTTACTCACCACACAGAAATGAGTAGTGAGCTTTTCGAGATTTTAAAAATAGCTGACGAGAAGAAAATCCCTTTTGTCATTGTCACTGGCCGCTCAATTTCTTGGGCTCACTTTCTTATCACTCACTTTACTGCACTACCTATTGTTATCTCAGAAGGTGGGGGAGCAATTAGCTGGCGTGATAAAGCAGGGCTTATTCAAAATGAATTTCTTGTTCCAGAAAGTGAGTTAGCAAAGCTTGAAGCCTTTTGTATAAAGCTTAAAGAAAAATATCCTAACCTTTATCTAACTAGTGATTCACTTGGAAGAGTTGCTGATCGTGCTATCGAGTTATGTGATCTTGAAGATGAAAATTTTAAAAATGAAATTTGCCATCTTATGGATGAAGAGGGCATTAACTACTCAACATCAAATGTGCACTTAAACTTCTGGTGCGGGAATCTTTCAAAAGCAAATGCGACAAAAGTTCTCTTTAACAAATTCTATCCAAATTTAAATATGGCCGAAGATGCAATTTACTTTGGTGATAGTCTTAATGATCAATCAATGTTTGATAAAGTGAAGACATCAATCGGTGTTTCAAATATTAAATCAGTACTCGATAAGCTTACTGTTAAGCCTCATGTAATTCTTACTGGAGAGGAGAATGCAGGGCCTAGCGGGGTTTTAAGCTACCTGAAAAATAATCTTTAG
- a CDS encoding RluA family pseudouridine synthase: MAILNKKFTTQVYEVTYYVEETQHGMRLDQYLQIYLETWSRQEVKKRIKAGDVQIIGRPGKHRPSTTLHYKERIFFKIERTTQEDEYWRGELIELDEKPEIIFEDQELIVMNKPPYMACHPTGRHLFYCATVMFEEKYEKTIHSIHRLDRETSGVMMLGKEPQIANLMGEEFIHDRVKKCYFFIAKANEEYSGEIEFYSDERLGASEEGLKRVYIDSYPEDSHEGKHAYTDFKILYKEGDYVIGLAFPQTGRQHQIRVHAMLRGLPLVGDKLYLGSFEMFQRFKDNLASPEEYDQMEHNRHCLHAIGLKLHYKGEDRMYISSLPKDFIPLISERFTTPVQEIEQTIKDAAKDYFSGSLKPR, from the coding sequence ATGGCCATTCTCAATAAGAAATTTACAACACAAGTATATGAAGTCACATACTATGTTGAGGAAACTCAGCATGGTATGAGGCTGGATCAATATTTGCAAATCTATCTTGAGACATGGTCACGCCAAGAAGTAAAAAAACGTATCAAGGCCGGTGATGTACAAATTATTGGCCGTCCAGGAAAGCATCGTCCTTCAACGACTCTTCACTACAAAGAAAGAATCTTCTTTAAGATTGAAAGAACCACTCAAGAGGATGAATACTGGCGAGGTGAACTCATAGAGCTAGACGAGAAACCTGAGATTATCTTTGAAGACCAAGAGCTTATTGTTATGAATAAGCCTCCTTATATGGCATGCCACCCTACAGGGCGCCACCTTTTCTACTGTGCAACAGTTATGTTTGAAGAAAAGTATGAAAAAACCATTCACTCTATTCACAGACTAGATCGCGAAACCTCAGGTGTCATGATGCTTGGAAAAGAGCCTCAGATTGCAAACCTCATGGGTGAAGAATTCATCCACGACCGAGTTAAGAAATGCTATTTCTTTATTGCCAAGGCCAATGAGGAATACAGTGGTGAAATCGAGTTCTACTCAGACGAACGCCTTGGAGCTTCAGAGGAAGGGCTTAAGAGAGTTTATATCGACTCTTACCCTGAAGATTCTCATGAAGGTAAACACGCCTACACAGACTTTAAGATTCTTTATAAAGAAGGCGACTATGTCATAGGCTTGGCCTTTCCTCAAACGGGACGCCAGCACCAAATTAGAGTACACGCAATGCTTAGAGGGCTACCACTTGTAGGTGATAAACTTTATCTTGGTTCATTTGAAATGTTCCAACGCTTTAAAGACAATCTAGCGAGTCCTGAAGAGTATGACCAAATGGAGCATAACCGCCACTGCCTTCACGCTATTGGCCTAAAGCTTCACTACAAGGGTGAAGATCGCATGTATATTTCATCTCTTCCTAAAGACTTCATCCCACTTATCAGTGAGCGATTTACAACTCCAGTTCAAGAGATTGAACAAACAATAAAAGACGCTGCTAAAGATTATTTTTCAGGTAGCTTAAAACCCCGCTAG